One Aegilops tauschii subsp. strangulata cultivar AL8/78 chromosome 2, Aet v6.0, whole genome shotgun sequence genomic window, TAGTCTGTCCTCGATTATCCAACTATTCTCTTTTCTGATAGAACATTAAACTGTCATGAACTATGAGCTTTTCTAATATGAGTGTTGCTTGGGAACATATTTCTGCAAGCTGGTTTAGCCTGCTATAGAGCATATGTTTATTCAAACTTAATAAGTTATGTTTGTAGGCTAATATACCCCAGCGATAGAATAAATATAATGTCATATACATATGCATACACGTGCTTATTTAGGGTGGTTAGCCATAAGTGATAACTCGCAGTAACATCATGCATACCTCCAAATTTCTTATATTAATAGTGCCATCCTTTGGCCAGCTGTTTGGGGGCCGGTGATCATCAACTATTAGAGGAGCCTCACTAGGGATCCTTGAGTACTGCATTATTCTTTCAACTGAAATCATTTTATTCTCTGTGTTGCAAATGTTCCAGGTTATAGATGACAACTGCCCATTGAGGTTCAGTGCATAAGTCACCGCAAGTCCAGCGATGCCTGTACATACAATTATGTCAGTTTCGCAGCCACCAAAAATTAGTGAGCAGAGTATATACTGCAAAAATGAAGCAACTATAACTTGTCTGCATGAAAAACTTACTTGGATTTATAAAACCTTCGGGAAGACTCACCAACAGAGTCAAAGAAAAGGCAAAGACAAAGTTAGATAGCATGTTTAGCCTGAAGCAAAGCCACTCCACAGCTGAGATGTTATGGAACCATGGTCGTGAGTGGTTGTTAACAAGACTGATGTTTGCTTTGCTGAAACGGTCTTTCTGCCCATATGCTCTAATACTTGCCGCTCCTGTAAGTGATTCCGCGAAATGGTGGAGGATTGGAGCTCTTTGAATTTGTGACAGACGAGCTAGCTCTCTTGCTGTTGGTATGTAGTACCTCTGCATGTCACAGGAAAAATATTGGATTCAGTGCTTTGTTAAAAGAATCTATCAAGGAGGAAATTTGCATTTAAGGCTTCCGAATTCATCGTGTATGGCAGTAACTTGGTGCATAAATTGTACTAGGACAAGTTAAATCTAGTGCAAAAATATCATAGTGAGGAGATCTTACTTGAAACGCATAACAGATTGCTGTCACTGGAATAAAGATGGCAAAAACTGGCCACGCAACCTGTGACATAACCCCAATGGTTCCCAGAATTTGTATAACTGAAAACGCGCACCAACCAAGCTTGCTTGCTATTTCCAGATCTAAAACACTTTGGTCACTGGAGACCTGTTACAATGTACAGTTACAGTTATTAATTTTAAGGTGCGTGGGAACAAGGCAGTACAAAATGATGTGAGGAGTAATTGAACACCAACCCTGTTTAGGATCCTGCCAGTGGGCGTGGAATCAAAGAAGGACATGGGAGCTCGGAGAATGCAATGAAGCATATTCTTGAAGAACTTCTCTGCTGTTAACAGGCCAACAAGTGACAGAAGTATAGACCGACCAAAAACACATAGTGCACTTCCTATAGATAGCATTATGTATACAGACAAAAGAAGGCCTAATCCAACCCTTGGAGTGGTTGCAGATGTTGGAGGACACGCCCATGCCATCCAATAGTTGCTTGCCACCTGGAATATTTGGAAGAATGACTGTGCCGCCACTATTACTGGTGCTAATGCGCCACCATGAACAGCTGTCAGGTATGCCCAGTAGACCGTCTTGCCAATTCCTCCCTTTTCTCGTTCTTCCTCTTGTGTCAGCCTTCCTTTTTCATTGACACCTTGCGAGACATCGTGTTCAGACTCTTGCTTAATTATGCCCTGAACTTGATCATCAGTGTCGTTTTCTCTCTCAAACTCATCATCACTATCTGCTAACTTTTGGCTCTCTGTTGACAAAATTCTGCTGGAACTCTCGGCATTTATAACAGAGTCAATTGCCTGACTATGGGCTCCGACTATGGCTTCAAATCCTATGTTCTGTTTAAGAAGATCATCAAATCTTCCTTTCTGCACAATCTTCCCATCCTGCATCACCTATTATTTTGTACCCCCCTTGGTTATTTTACATATTCTTAGCAACACGAACATACATGCATTATTTATGAACAAAAGCATTTTTTTAATATACTTACTAGTATAAGGTCTGCAGCTGGAAGAAATTCAACTTGATGGGTCACATACAATATTGTTTTGTCTTTAAGCAACCCCATCAGGCAATCCTGTAGAATAATATAGTAGTTCATTCTGTTAGCATTTATGCAGACTGATGTCTCTATTCTTTAAACTGTTGAATAATAAGGAAACGTAGTGATATTTATCGTGTTTGAATCATATGCGACTACACATTTATGGGTTTATGGACACGAAATAAACAAACCTTGAAAAGTTGGGCTCCAGTGTGAGCATCTACTGCACTGAAGGGATCATCAAAGAGGTATATATCTGCATCCTCGTACACTGACCTTGCAATCTGAATCCGCTGCTTCTGTCCACCACTCATGTTAATTCCTCTTTCTCCAATCTCTGTCAAATCACCATTTGCAAATAATTCAAGATCTTTAGTCAATGCACAAGCTTGTATTATCTTTTCGTACTTTTCCTTGTCATACGGGTTTCCAAACAGAATGTTGTCTCTGATGTTCCCAGACAGGATCCAGGCAGTCTGAGGAACATATGCTCTGCTCCCACTGACCCTCACAGTCCCAGCTAGCTTAGGCATCTCCCCAAGTATGCATGATAATAGACTGGATTTCCCAGAGCCGACCATTCCACAGATTGCTACTTTCATCCCTCTCTTTACTTTTAAATTTACATCTGTTATAGTTGGAGATGTGGTTTCAAGTTCCCAGCTGAATGCTCCATGATCAATCTCCACATCATAGTCTGTGTCACTCCTTGATACTTCTGTAATTGCGTCGTCTTTCAATTCTTCTTCCTGGAGGTATTGTGCTACTCGATCAGCTGAAACTTTTCCCTGGGCAAACACCGAAAGTAAATCGGGAAGTGTGAAGATTGGATCTTGTAGCATCCGGAACGTTGCAAGAGCAGACAAAACAGTACCAGCTGTTAGAGGAATCCCCATCAATATACATGTACCGAATGTTATGGAGGATATGAATGCAGGGGACCCCCAAAATATGAATGTTGTTAAAGCTGTCAACCTCACAGATTTCCACAACCAATTGTGCTCCTCCATTCGCAAAGCTTCTAGCTTTTGAAGGTACTCTGTATCCCATGCTTGAAGTTTCAGTATTTTCATGCTTCTAAGTACTTCCGTTGTTGCCTTCATTCTGTTGTCTTTAGCAGCCATGATCTGTGATTGCAACCTTTTCTGCAGTCTGGTCAGAGGAATATTGCAAGCCATTATTACCAGTGTTGCTGCTAAACCAGCCCATGCTCCAGTCCCTAGGTTTAGATAGAGAACATAGACTGCTAGAGAAAGCTGTATGGGT contains:
- the LOC109742107 gene encoding putative ABC transporter C family member 15; this translates as MDEGGGSLHSPLLARVQEMFLLRAAALLGDSPSSVVSQYLREWPEVYSPCFWTSTFVLIQLVFITSIVAQFLFKRIRWCRQRLKTATPEINKHSNQEQKNADIKLGVSYQASKVCCLLILVTHVLRIFFLQLQGRISGCKYPPFVPGEGIQVLSWIILSLAVFSLQKTKSAKHPLIIRAWLILSFLQSVTSVIFDLRFSLSDHGYVGFAELIDLFTLVICTYLFAVSATGKTGVTSINSSITEPLLSPSAGQQAETKRTCLYGRASVLDLVTFSWMGPLFAIGYKKPLDKNDVPDIDERDYADLLSDSFKRILADVERRHGLSTLSIYRAMFLFIRRKAIINAVFAILCACASYVGPSLINDLVRFLGGGRKYGLKKGYILAAAFLSAKVVETVAQRQWIFGARRLGMRLRAALISHIYQKGLRLSCSARQKHTSGEIINYMSVDIQRITDVIWYTNYIWMLPIQLSLAVYVLYLNLGTGAWAGLAATLVIMACNIPLTRLQKRLQSQIMAAKDNRMKATTEVLRSMKILKLQAWDTEYLQKLEALRMEEHNWLWKSVRLTALTTFIFWGSPAFISSITFGTCILMGIPLTAGTVLSALATFRMLQDPIFTLPDLLSVFAQGKVSADRVAQYLQEEELKDDAITEVSRSDTDYDVEIDHGAFSWELETTSPTITDVNLKVKRGMKVAICGMVGSGKSSLLSCILGEMPKLAGTVRVSGSRAYVPQTAWILSGNIRDNILFGNPYDKEKYEKIIQACALTKDLELFANGDLTEIGERGINMSGGQKQRIQIARSVYEDADIYLFDDPFSAVDAHTGAQLFKDCLMGLLKDKTILYVTHQVEFLPAADLILVMQDGKIVQKGRFDDLLKQNIGFEAIVGAHSQAIDSVINAESSSRILSTESQKLADSDDEFERENDTDDQVQGIIKQESEHDVSQGVNEKGRLTQEEEREKGGIGKTVYWAYLTAVHGGALAPVIVAAQSFFQIFQVASNYWMAWACPPTSATTPRVGLGLLLSVYIMLSIGSALCVFGRSILLSLVGLLTAEKFFKNMLHCILRAPMSFFDSTPTGRILNRVSSDQSVLDLEIASKLGWCAFSVIQILGTIGVMSQVAWPVFAIFIPVTAICYAFQRYYIPTARELARLSQIQRAPILHHFAESLTGAASIRAYGQKDRFSKANISLVNNHSRPWFHNISAVEWLCFRLNMLSNFVFAFSLTLLVSLPEGFINPSIAGLAVTYALNLNGQLSSITWNICNTENKMISVERIMQYSRIPSEAPLIVDDHRPPNSWPKDGTINIRNLEVRYAEHLPSVLRNISCTIPGRKKVGIVGRTGSGKSTLIQALFRIVEPRVGTIEIDDVDLSKIGLHDLRGRLSIIPQDPTMFEGTVRGNLDPLNEYSDQHIWETLDKCQLGDIVRQSPKKLDSTVVENGENWSVGQRQLFCLGRVLLKRSNVLVLDEATASVDSSTDAIIQQTLREEFGDCTVLTVAHRIHTVIDSDLILVFSEGRIIEYDTPSRLLEDENSEFSRLIKEYSRRSKGF